The sequence AATCGGAAACCAAACATCAATGGTACTGGCGACGGCGGGTAAATCCCATCTTTCCCCAGAGGCTTGTAGTGCGGAGGGAGTCTGTTGTTTTAAAACCTGATCAGCCAGTTCGCCAGCTTTCCAGATGCCATTTTCTTGAATATATACGGGAATGACTTCATATTTGTGGCTGTTCTCTTCCATTTGTAGGGCTTGCGCGATCGCGCTTGCAGAACGAATCGATACCTCATGTTCTCCAGAACATCCGCCAAATAATAATCCAACCCGTAACTTACTCATATCTTGCTAGTTTGTTCATTAATTTTAATCTCATAGCCTACCACACTCCACAGAATTTAGTGGAACTGAGAAAAAAACTCTTCTTTTCCTTGCTAAAAGTTAACTGATTTTAAGTGACAATCACAGCAACAATAATTGCAGTCACAGAAAGAATAAATGCTCCCACAAAAATCGCTGCTGCAACGTTTCCCCGTCGAATTTCTCCCCGATAGTCGGTGGGCGTAATTGTATCAAATAAATACACTGCTCCATAAAGCAGAATGACACCAAACAAAGCCCAAGCGAGGGTTTCCACAACTGCTTGTAACACTAACATCATGATTAAGAAATCTCTCAAGCCTTCTCTAAAATTGTATGCTGAGAGAGAGCTAAAAGTTCATGATTTTTGTTTTCGATCACGTTTAATTATCCCGAGAAAAATGTCAGTCAGTGTTCAATCTTCTAACAGCAGTCGTTTTGTCGATCATAGCCTTAACATTAGTTCCCTTGCCTTACTATTAATGATGATTGCGGGGATTGGGAGTTTATTTTTCCCTCAACAAGTGACTAACCAAATGGTCAAAGTTCTTCCTGAAGAAACTACCCAACTTTCTCCCATTACCATCGAACGTCGCCTCGTTGGGGCTTTACGAATAGATGTGAAAGCGATCATCCCAACCAATCATTGGGTGGTTTATGAAATTCGGCTGTATGATGATCAAAATGAACTTCTAGCTTCAGCGATTAAAGAAGCCTGGAAAGAGTCTGGAGTCTGGCGAGAAGATGGCGAAACTGGAACTTGGTCAGAGTCTGATTTGTTAGGCGGGTTAGATGTTCGCTTGGCGGAGAAAAAGCGAGAAGACATAACAATTGCTGTCGCGGTTTTAGAATATGGCGAAACTCGGGGACAAGTCATTACCGATCAACCCGTTTCTTTTCGCGTGGATGTTGATAATGGTGTCATTGATGGTCGCTATCTTTGGGTCGGATTTTTTGGCGTTTTGTTTATGGTGATTCTCAACCGCTTGTCTGTAACAACGACAGGGAAAGTAAGAATTCGGAAAACAATTAAGGATAGTGACGTGGGAGAACGGGCGATTGTCGGTGGAGAAAATTCTTTAATTCGAGTGACGGTCAATGTGAAGTCTGATGAAACCTCACCTCAATCACTAGCTGTAAATTTATGGTTAAAAGATGGGACGGGAGAACAAATTTATAGTGAACAAACTCGGATCAAGCTCAATTTTCGTCGCGATGATGGGGAAATTGAAGACGCAACGGGAAAACTCGAACAGTATTTTGTTTTCACCCGACGCGGATCTT comes from Halothece sp. PCC 7418 and encodes:
- a CDS encoding DUF350 domain-containing protein, producing MMLVLQAVVETLAWALFGVILLYGAVYLFDTITPTDYRGEIRRGNVAAAIFVGAFILSVTAIIVAVIVT